A single Macrobrachium nipponense isolate FS-2020 chromosome 5, ASM1510439v2, whole genome shotgun sequence DNA region contains:
- the LOC135215244 gene encoding pantetheinase-like yields MHPRDPSGCKFYNTQVVFDDAGAVVARYQKKHLFSEHFFTPGTDPDTTAIFETSFGVTFTLLICFDILYETPAVINIYNHGVRDVILSTAWFDELPSLTAPQIWKGFSQGNNVNLIAANIYYPPGGFLGTGIFRTVYSEPDYYTYDTSSGNKLIVGKVKTKSVVPSAKIHQSANSEVFTYKDFDGLPLLGPSQVEERQTNTMEVIVNGKNKHKQDGKQNMEHKYLHEDLRRYNHVILERTSPGVFGGQELCHEDGLCCNLSYEYPAEQPEDIVYMLIAYSGLVEKGEGLYHLYVQVCGVVLCLNETIDSCGHFEDAYIPDSAFRAYSLSGTYSDRYIYPSVFTDTLQLFSAEKWNYTLSESPDHFHAIIHLHEEVNDLSMLSLYARWFSRDPNH; encoded by the exons ATGCATCCGCGTGACCCCTCTGGCTGCAAATTCTACAACACCCAGGTGGTTTTCGACGATGCCGGAGCTGTTGTGGCCAG GTACCAAAAGAAGCACCTCTTCTCGGAGCACTTCTTCACCCCAGGAACAGATCCCGACACAACTGCTATCTTCGAGACCTCGTTTGGTGTAACATTTACCCTATTG ATTTGTTTTGATATACTCTACGAAACTCCAGCTGTTATCAACATTTACAATCATGGAGTGCGAGATGTCATTCTGAGTACAGCTTGGTTTGATGAACTCCCATCTCTTACAG CTCCCCAGATCTGGAAGGGTTTCAGTCAAGGAAACAATGTAAATCTTATTGCGGCCAACATATACTACCCTCCAGGTGGGTTTTTGGGTACAGGAATCTTCAGAACTGTCTATTCTGAACCTGATTATTATACCTACGATACTTCCTCAGGCAACAAGCTCATTGTGGGAAAAGTGAAAACGAAGTCAGTTGTACCATCTGCAAAAATCCATCAATCAGCTAACTCTGAAGTTTTCACTTATAAAGATTTTGACGGTTTGCCTTTGTTGGGCCCATCACAGGTGGAAGAGAGGCAAACAAATACAATGGAGGTCATAGtgaatggaaaaaataaacataagcaAGATGGAAAACAGAACATGGAACATAAATATTTGCATGAGGACCTCAGGCGTTACAATCACGTTATCTTAGAGAGAACCTCACCAGGTGTCTTTGGTGGCCAGGAGCTTTGCCATGAGGACGGCCTGTGCTGTAATCTGAGTTACGAATACCCTGCTGAACAACCTGAAGATATTGTTTACATGCTCATCGCCTACAGTGGTTTAGTGGAAAAAGGCGAAGGCCTCTATCACCTGTACGTGCAGGTCTGCGGGGTAGTACTTTGCCTCAATGAAACCATTGACAGTTGTGGCCACTTTGAGGACGCATATATTCCTGACTCAGCGTTCAGAGCAtattcactttctggaacatacAGTGACCGTTATATCTATCCCTCCGTTTTTACTGACACCTTGCAGCTTTTCAGTGCTGAAAAATGGAACTATACACTCAGTGAATCGCCAGACCATTTCCATGCGATCATACATCTTCACGAGGAAGTGAATGACCTCTCCATGTTGAGTTTGTATGCCAGATGGTTCTCCAGGGATCCAAACCACTGA
- the LOC135215245 gene encoding biotinidase-like, translating into MTLSLSYVIICLSLSCLVVTGQNDGKTLRENKYDFQSTLKAHRKGETAKNFVHKDTTVETEVEYVAAALQYAPYDDLSAGGLAVLEENARVFIRYAGEARGMGAQIIVFPEYGLTSLNLGLTMGTFLAQTQVVPNPEDKEVPCEYGDVNNSSKIMKELSCAAKESGIYFVVDLAEQSNCSEIALGDEDLPLSQNSDASGDPSGCKFHNTQVVFDDAGAVVARYRKKHLFLEPVFTPGTDPDSTAIFETSFGVTFTLLICFDILYERPALSNIYNLGVRDALLSTAWIDGLPSLSAPQVWKGFSQGNNVNLVAANQVGFWGQESSEVCILNQNIIPMILLQATSS; encoded by the exons ATGACGTTGAGCCTTTCATACGTAATTATATGTCTTTCTCTGTCATGTCTTGTCGTGACAGGACAAAATGATGGAAAGACTCtcagagaaaataaatatgactTCCAGTCAACCCTGAAAGCGCATCGAAAGGGAGAAACGGCGAAAAACTTTGTCCACAAAGACACGACAGTAGAAACGGAAGTGGAATACGTGGCAGCAGCATTACAATATGCCCCGTATGATGACCTCTCCGCGGGAGGTCTAGCTGTACTGGAGGAAAATGCGAGAGTATTTATTCGCTATGCTGGAGAGGCCAGAGGCATG GGCGCCCAAATCATCGTGTTCCCAGAATATGGATTAACTAGCCTGAACCTCGGGTTGACCATGGGCACTTTTCTGGCCCAAACACAGGTCGTTCCGAACCCAGAGGACAAAGAAGTACCCTGTGAATACGGCGACGTCAATAATTCGAGCAAA ATCATGAAAGAACTCAGTTGTGCAGCGAAGGAAAGTGGCATATACTTCGTGGTGGACCTTGCAGAGCAGTCAAACTGCTCTGAAATTGCCTTAGGTGATGAAGACCTTCCATTGAGCCAGAACAGCGATGCATCCGGTGACCCCTCTGGCTGCAAATTCCACAATACCCAGGTGGTTTTCGACGATGCCGGAGCTGTTGTGGCCAG GTACCGAAAGAAACACCTATTTTTGGAACCCGTCTTCACCCCAGGAACAGATCCCGACTCCACTGCTATCTTCGAGACCTCGTTTGGTGTAACATTTACGTTGTTG ATTTGCTTTGATATACTCTACGAACGTCCAGCTCTTAGCAACATCTACAACCTAGGAGTACGAGATGCCCTACTGAGTACAGCTTGGATAGATGGACTCCCATCTCtttcag CTCCCCAGGTCTGGAAGGGTTTCAGTCAAGGAAACAATGTAAATCTCGTTGCGGCCAACCAGGTGGGTTTTTGGGGGCAGGAATCTTCAGAGGTGTGTATTCTGAACCAGAATATTATACCTATGATACTTCTTCAGGCAACAAGCTCATAG